The nucleotide window CCAGCCCCGGGCAGGTTCTCGAGCTTCTCGGGCGCCTGTCGCTTGATTTTCTTCTGGTCGTCACCGGGATGACCGCCCTGATCGGGGGCGCGGATTGGCTCTGGGAATGGGGCCAACTGCGCCAACGCAATCGCATGACAAGGCAGGAGCTGATGGATGAAGCCAAAAGCTCCGAAGGCGATCCCCACATGAAACAGCAGCGTCGGCAACGGGGCCAAGCGATTGCGATGAACCAAATGATCGCCGATATACCCAAGGCAGACGTCATTATCGTCAACCCCACGCATTACGCCGTTGCATTGAAATGGGACCGCGCCGACGGCGGCGTGCCGACCTGCGTGGCCAAAGGCGTGGATGAGGTCGCCCGGCGCATCCGTGAAGCGGCGGCTGAGGCGGGCGTTCCCGTCTTCTCCGATCCGCCAACGGCCCGCGCCCTTCACGCCTCGGTGGAGCTTGGTCATCCAATCCTGCCCGATCAATACCGCGCCGTCGCGGCCGCCATCCGGTTCGCGGATCTGATGCGCAGCAAGGCCCGCAAGGTGCGCAAGCCGTGAGCGAGACGCGCCTTGACCGCCTGCACCAGGTGTCCGGCATTCTGGCCGACCGCGCCCTTGCCCCCGTGGAAAAGGCAGCCGTGGACATGCATGCGATCGAGCAGCGGGTGGAAGCGTTGGCGCACCATCGCGCAGCGCTGATGCGGTCGGCCAGCGACCCGACGCTCGCCGGGTCCATGCTGGCCCAGGCCGAAAGGTTGCGTCAGCAACAGGCGCGCGCATTGGAAGAGCTTGCGCGCGCGCGCGTGGCGCTGGAACAGGCCCGGCAGGCGGCGGCCAAAGCCGTCGGACGGAACCGCGTCCTGGAGAAGCTGATCGAGAAGCGCGCCCTCGTTATAAGAAAGTCGGGGCGCGCAAAGCGTTGAACGGCAGCTAAAACTTCGCGATCAGGCGTCCTGCCGCGTCAGATCCGTGATCAAGACGTCATGCACGACCGCATCGCCCAATACGCCGATCGCTGCCTCCCGCAGACCCTCACGCAGGGGGGCCATGGCCGCGGCCTCGGTGAACATGCCGTCGAAGCCCCCTGCATTTGCATGGGCGAACAGGACGCGCAGGAAGCTGTCGCGAAGGCGCGGCTCTCGATTGAAGACGGAGCTGTTCTGGCCCGTATTGACCTCCACCGTCAGTCCCATCACGACGAGCGCACGAACCGATCCGTTGCGCACGATGGGCACGACGAATTGATTGTTCAGGCGCACATATTCCGTGCCCTCGCCGGTCTGCTCAACCGGGGACGGTTCGCCGTCATCTTCGGCGACATCGTCCTCGCCACCCTCGTCCGATGAAGTTCCCGCCACCTCCTCGACATCGTCGGAAGGCACATCGCCGCCGGCCAGCATCATCCCCGCACCGATGCCGCCACCGGCCCCGAGCAGCAAGAGGAGCACGGGCAAGAGCATCCGCATCATACCAATATTCCTAAGCCGTTCAGCCGATCAGAAAGGCAGGATCGCATCGGCCACCTCCTGCCCGTATCTGGGCCGCTGGACGTCAGTAATCAGGCCGCGCCCGCCATATGAAATCCGCGCCGCCGCGATCCGGTCATATTCGACGGAGTTCTGGCGCGAGATATCCTCGGGCCGGACGTACCCCGTCACCAGCAGCTCTCGGACCTCGTTGTTGACGCGCACTTCCTGGCTGCCTTCGATGCGCAGGACGCCGTTTTGCAGAACCTCCGTGATCGTGGCAGCGACGCGCAAGGTCAGCTCCTCGTTGCGACGGACAGAACCCTCGCCCGCCGACCGGCTGGAACTGTCGAACTCCACCGCCTCCCCCAGCGAACCACCGCGGGTCAGTAGCCCGTCCGCCCGCTGTGGCAGGCCGAAGAGGTTGGGGATACCCATTTCCTCCGACCCGCTGCGTTCCCGTTCGGAGGAGTTCTGGAATTCCGCGCTGTCGTCGATCTCGATCACCACGGTCAGGATATCGCCCCGCAAGCTCGCCCGCCGGTCCCCCAACAGCGATGCACGTCCCGCGGTCCAGAGCGAGGCGCCCTCCGCCCGGTCGGGGATGTCGCGCGAATCGGGAAGCGGCACCACGTTCATGGCGAAGACTTCGTTACCATTGGCGGGCGAGGTCAGGTCGGGGGTCTGGCCCACCTGGGACAGTCGGGCACAGGCCGACACGGACAGGATCGCGGCGGCGAAAAGGATCAGGGATAGATGTTTCATGGGGTGGGTCCAACGGTGACAAGGCCAGGACCGGTGGCCGTGGCGGTAACGGTTTGGCGCGAATTGAGATTGATCACGCGGAGCATTTCGCCCGAGGCCGCACGATCCAGCGCGCGCCCCTCGGTGAGGATCAGAAGGCCCCCATGGTTGTAGCGCAGCGACACGATCTCGTTACGCTCCACGATGGCGGGCGGGCGCAGATCGCCCGGGCGGATGGGGCGGCCAGGGTAAAGGTTGATCCGGGCTTCCATCCCGATCGCATCGCCCATGTCAGACAGCGCGCCGGGCGTTGCACCTTCGACCGTCGCCACATCGGCGGGGCCGATCAGCGTGGCGCCCCGAATGGTTCCGGCGGCGATCACGGTTTCCTGCGCAGCCACGGGCGTGGCCAAGAATGTCAGCATCAAGACGACCCGCATCAGCGCACCTGCGTCGTTGCGCCGAGCATCTGGTCGGCAGCGGTCAGAACCTTGGCGTTCAACTCGTATCCGCGTTGTGCCTCGATCAGGTCAGTGATCTCTCGCACCGCATCGACGGAGGATTGTTCGACATAGCCCTGCCGCAACGTCCCCAGACCGTCCTGCCCGGGTTGTGCCGCCAAAGGCGGACCGGAGGCCGCGGTCTCAAGAAACAGGTTCGATCCGATCGCTTCCAGCCCGTTGTCGTTGGAAAAGCCTGTCAGGTTGAATTGCCCGAGCAATTGCGGCTCCACCTCTCCGGCGAAGAAGGCATAGACCTCGCCTTGCGCGTTGATGGAGATGTCGCGGGCATCGGCCGGAATGGTGATCCCGGGGTTCACCTCGAACCCATCGGCCGTCACGATCAAACCGTCGCCGGTACGCTGCAACGCGCCGTCGCGGGTATAGGCCGATTCCCCCGAAGGCAGCGTCACCTCCAGATAGCCGCGCCCTTCGATGGCGACATCCAGATCTCCACCGGTCTGGGCGATCGTGCCCTGCTCCCACGTCACGGTCACGGCGGAGGGGCGAACGCCAAGGCCCACTTGCACACCGGCGGGAACAATCGTCCCGTCGGCGGCATTGATCGCACCGGCCCGCGTCATCTGCTGGTAATGCAAGTCGGCAAAATCCGCGCGGCGCGGGCTGTAGCCGGTGGTGGACATGTTCGCGATGTTGTTCGAAATCACGTCGACGCGCATCTGCTGCGCGCTCATGCCGGTGGCGGCGATATCCAAGGCTCTCATTCGGGAATCCTTTCTGGATTAACTGCGCTGACCCGCGGTGCGCAGGAAGTCGCGGATGCGGTTGTCTTCGGCATCCATGAAACTCTGGCCAAGTTCATAAGCCCGCTGCACCTCGATCATGCGAGAGATCTGGGCGACTGCATTGACGTTGGACTGCTCCAGAAACCCTTGCATCACCCGCGCGTTATCGGCGGGGACATAGCCGCTTTCGGCAACGAAAGCGGTCCCGAATTGGCGCGACAATTCTAGCGGGTCACTGGGCAGGTAAAGACCCACAACCGTCAGGGGCTGGCCACCGACCGACAGCGTTCCATCGGGCGCAAGGGCCAGGTCGCCGCCATTGGGCGGTACGAAGACGGGCGCGCCGCCTTGATCGAGAAGGCGACTGCCGTCAGGCGTCACAAGTTCCCCAACATCGTTGCGGATGAACGCGCCCGCGCGGGTCAGCGCCTCCCCCGCGACCGTGTCGATCAGGAAAAATCCTTCACCTTCGATTGCGAAGTCGAACTCACCGCCCGTGCGTTGCAGGGCGCCTTGCTGCGCGGAAATGCTTCGTCCTGTGGCCGTCCCCATGCTTAATGAAGGGTCGTCCCGCCCGGTATGGGCGACGTGTTCGGCGAAGATGATCCCTTCGGTGCGGAACCCGGTGGTGGAGATATTGGCGATGTTGTTGGCAACGACCGACATCTCCCGCACCAGGCCGGACAAGCGAGTGAGCGACGTGTAGCCGGGATTATCCATCGCTCACATCCCCGCGATCATCGGGACAAGCGTGTCCGAGAAATAGGAGGTGAGCGCCTGCGTCATGAACCCCATCGACGCCCAGAAAACGACGACGATGGCTGCGAGTTTCGGCACGAAGGTCAGCGTCATTTCCTGCACGCTCGTCAGCGCCTGAACCAGGCCGACCAGCACGCCAACCACGAGGGCAGCGGCCAGGATGGGAGTGGAGATCACGACGGAAACCCAAAGCCCTTGGCGGAGCGTGTCATAGAAGACCATTTCCTCCATCACTCTACACCGGCATCCGCAGGATTTCCTGGTAAGCTTCCACGACCCGGTCGCGGATCGTCACGGCCGTTTCCACCGCAAGCTCCGTCTGCGCGAGGGCCGTTACAAGCGAATGGGGATCGGCCCCGGTGGTCATGGCCGCGGTCGCCTGCGCCTCTCCCTGCGCCACGGTATCGGCAAATGACGTGACGGCCTGTACGAACGCGCCGCCATCCTGGGGGGCCGTCGGTTGCGGGGTCAGCCGCGTTTGACCGTAGGCCTGTGCGGCCATGGTTTGACGAATATCCATCCGGGGTTCTCCTCAGACGTGAATGAAAATCGGTGCGCTACCGGCGCAATAGATCGTTAAGAGAGGTCGACATCTGCCGGATCTGGTCAAAGACCCTCAAATTCGCCTCATAGGATCGCTGGGCTTCGCGGGCATCGGCCAGTTCAACGACCAGATCGACGTTCGACCCTTCGTAGTGCCCGGTATCGTCCGCCATGGGGTGGGCGGGATCGAATATCTGTGGAAGGACGGTCTGGTCCAGCCGCACCGGGCCGGGGCGCACTGTGCCCTCGGTCGTTCCCATGCCGCGTTCGACCTCGAAGCTGGTGATCTTGCGCTGGTATCCGGGTGTATCGGCATTGGCGATATTCTCCGACACATGGGTCAGGCGCTGCGCCTGGGCGCGCATTCCGGAGGCCGCGACGGACAGGGCATTGGAAAACTCGGTCATGGCATCCCCCTATCGCCCAAGGCTTGTGCGCAGGATCGACATGGCGGAGCCATAGATACGAAGCGCTCTGGAATGGGCGCGCTGCGCCTCAATTCCGCGCAGCATTTCCAGTTCCAGCGACACGGTATTTCCGTTCGGGGACGCGGGCGTTCCCGCATCTACCACGCGCATCGGCAGCGGGCCATCGGCCATCCTGTTCTCCGCGTTCATCCTGCGCCATGTCTCCGCGAAATCGGTGACGTCCCGAGCGCGATAACCCGGCGTATCGGCATTTGCGATATTCTGGGCTACCACGGCCTGACGGGACGCGGCGTGGCGCGCCTGTGCGCCCGCAAGTTGAAAAATCTCAAGCCTGTCTAGCATTTGGGGTTCTCCCATCTCGGCTACACGAATGCTTAAGAGTGATTCCTTTAGATTCGGTAATCGAGGCGCTTCAAATGCGCCGTTTGCCGGAGAAGCCGCCATGACGAATGCCGCCACCCTGACTGCCTTCGACCACCTGCGCGCGCAATTGCGCACTATCCGAACGGCTCGCGCCGTGGGACGCGTCGAACGCCTCGGGCGCAACGTGGTGACGGTGTCGGGCTTGGAGGGGGAGGTCGCCCTGGGCGACCGCGTCCGCCTCGGCCCTGCCTTGGTCGGGGAGGTATTGTCCATCGGCCCTGACGGGGCCCGCGTCATGCCGGAAGGATACGCAGATGGCCTGCGGCTTGGCACGGACGTGACCCATATCGGCCCGCCCGTCATTTCCCCCGACGACAGCTGGCTTGGTCGTGTGATTGATCCCGATGGCCAACCCCTCGATGGTCGCGCGCTTGTTCCCGGCGCCCGCCCGTATCCCCTCATCACTGCCCCGCCTTCGCCCGCTGCACGGCGCGGACTGGGGCGGCGTTTGCGGACCGGGTTCGCGGTGTTCGACACGCTGCTTCCCATCGTGCGCGGGCAGCGGATCGGGCTTTTCGCGGGCTCCGGTGTCGGGAAATCGCGCCTCATCGCGGCCCTGGCAGAGGGGATGCGCGCCGATGTGGTCGTGATTGGCCTGATCGGCGAACGCGGGCGGGAAGTGCGCGACTTCGTCTCCGATACCCTTGGGGCGGACGGATTGGATCGTGCGATCGTTGTCGCCGCCACGTCCGACCGGCCCGCCCTCACCCGGGCGCGGGCGGCCTACACGATGATGGCGATTGCGGAGTATTTCCGGGATCAGGGAAAGCAGGTTCTCGTTCTCGCCGATTCCATTACCCGCTTTGCCGAGGCCCATCGCGACGTCGCGGCCAGCGCGGGGGAACCCTTTGGCCCCGATGGCTTTCCCGCGTCGATGGCCCAAGCGGTCATGGGCCTCGCTGAGCGGGCGGGGCCAGGTGCGGCGGGACAAGGCGACATCACCGCAATCCTGTCCGTGCTTGTCGCGGGGTCGGACATGGACGGCCCCGTCGCCGATGTCATGCGGGGGGTCCTTGATGGCCATGTCGTGTTGTCGCGCGATATCGCGGAACGGGGGCGCTATCCGGCGATTGATCTGCTCCGCTCCGTCAGCCGGTCACTGCCCGCTGCCGCGGGTGCGGAAGAGAATGCGTTGATCGGGCAGGCCCGCAAGCTGATGGGTGCCTATGACCGGGCGGAGATGATGATCCAGGCCGGCCTCTACTCACCCGGTACCGATCCGCTGATCGACGGCGCGGTCAAGGTCTGGGACGCTTTGGACGAATTCATCGGCGCCCCCGCCGGTGTCGATGAGGCCGCGAGTTTCGAGGCGCTGGCCCGCGTCCTTGGTCCCGCCAGCACGCCTGGCCACGGGACGACCTGAGCCCGGCGACCGTACCGCTTAGGCGAGGTTCTGCAACAAGATCACCGCCGATGCGCCGGGGGTCAGGGGGGACGGGCCGGCAGCGATCTGCGCCTGCAACGTGAAGGCGCGGACCAGGTCATCCACCTTCTCCGGGTCCCGCAAATCCTTGAAGTCAGACGTTCCCAAAACACGCTCCGACGCTTTGCGGAATTCGTCGAGCTGTTGGTCAAGGTCGAGCGTCCCGATGGATGTGGGCAAGGCGAAGGCGGTCTCGAAAACCTTGCGCAGGGGCGGATTGCCCAACACGCTCAACCATTGGGTGTTGTTCGAAGAGGTTAGCGCGGCGATTTCCGGCACTTCACGGGACGCCGTCAGGGCAAGGCGCATATCCTCATCCTGCGCACCCACCGCAACCTCGAAGGATTGGCGATCGAAGCGTGCCAGGATACGGTCGGCGAAGCCGGGGGATTGGGTGCGGGGCGGGAGCGTGCCGCCGAACCCGAAGGCCTCAGCAAAGGCGCGGTAGCGTTTGTCGGCCAGCCGGTTGGATAGGGCATCGTCATTGTCGACACCGTCCGACAGCACCTTTTCGATAAAGGCGCGGTTGCCGATATCGCCGTCCAAACCATAGGCTCCGAGCGCCACGCGCATCATGCGAAAGTCCGCAACCAGATCAGCCGGCGATGTGATGGACCCGATCTTCTCTCGGAAGTAGGCACGATCCCTCGCCTGGGCCGGCGCATCGGCGAATTGTGCCTGTTGCTGGTCGAGGCTGGATTTCAGAAACGACCAACCGGCAAACCCGCCAAGCGGAAGAACGGGTTGGAAGGTCACGCCTGACTTGCGGCCAGCAGCCGCTCCTCCCGCGGGAGAAGGCCACGCAATGCCTTGAGGGTCTGGTAAACCTGCCCGTCGACGAGAGTTTCCGTCGCGCGCGCCAGCAACGCGCGGCTGTCGGGATCGGTGAAGACCTGGCTCAATTGCTCGACGCCGCGCAACAATTGCGCCTTGGCGTCATCGAAATCCGCATCACCAGACAGGACCAGCTGCGCGACATAACAGACGCGGCGGACGGGTGTGTTCACCTCCTCCGGGTGGATCGCGTCTCGCAGGCGCAGGATGTTGGCTCCGGGCGTCACGATCGACAAACGCGTGCGCCGGTCGCCGTTCTCGATCACGGCGCCGTTCACGAGGACCCGTTCCTTTGGACCAAGCTTCAGGACAAGGCCGCTCATTCCGAAACCTCCTGTCCGCTCAACCCCCGCATGACGGCCGTGTTGATGTCGATCAGCGCATCGAGGGCCGCGCTTTCGTCCAAGGCCTTGCGCGATTGCAGAAGCGAAAACTCGGCAAGGTAGAAGAGCTGCGCACGAAGGCTCTGGGGCAGGCGATTATCGGGATCCGCAAGGTCCGAGGCGAGGATTGTCCAAAGCTTGCGATTGTCGTGCAGGGCAGATGCGCGGTCCGACATCGGGGCGCCCTTTCGGCGCGATGCGTTCAGGCGTGCGGTGATGGATTGAAATGCTGCGTATTCCGTGCCCCGCGCGGTGCGGACGGGCGTGGCAGAAGAGGTATAGGCGGTCTGGGCGAGGGAGGTGGACATCACGGATGTGCTCCTTGGGCGGGCTGTGTCGGTCGGCGATCAGGGGCGGTCTGCGGCGATGGGGGTCGTATTGCCGAGCGGCCAAGACAGTCGGTGATTTCCGGGGCGTGTGCGCGTCATGCGCCACGCCCCGGAAAAGGATCAGTTTACCGGAACAGCGCCAGGATGTTCTGAGGCGCCTGGTTGGCAATGGACAGCGACTGGGTCGCCAGCTGCTGCTGCACCTGAAGCGCCTGCAAACGAGCAGAGGCCTCTTCCATATCTGCGTCCACCAGCGTGCCGATCCCGGATTTCAGGGAATCGATCAGCTTGCCCACGAAGTCCGACTGCGTTTCGATCCGGCCCTGGGCCGAACCGAAGGCCGCCGCGGCGTCGATGGAATTCTGGATCAGCGTCTCAACGTTATCGAGCGCGGAATCCGCCCCCGCATTCGTGGTTACGTCCAGATTATCGAGGCCGAACAGACCGCCCGACGCCTCGCCCCCCGTCGATGCGCTCAATGCGATGGTGGTGGTGGAGGCGTTGTCATAGTCGATGGCCAACGAATAGGCGCCCGTGGTCTCGTTCTGCTGGACCTGCGTGGTCACACCATCGGGCGGGTTGGAGTCAATCGCCGTTTTCAGACCCCGTGCGACGTCTTCCATTGTCTCACCCTGGCCCGCGATGTAGCGGAACGCCGTGCCGGCAACCGTCACTTCGAAGCCATCACCTTCCGACACATTGGCGGCGGCGCTGAAGTCGATCGTCTCGGCCCGTTGCGCGATGGTGCCTGTGGTCTGGGTCAGGCCGGTGCTGCCGTTGAGCTCTTCGATATTGGCACCGGCACTACCGGACGTGTCGCCCAGCGTTGCGGCAACCTCGATATCGACCTCTGCGAAGGCGTTGGTGTTGGAAATCACCAATTCGCCCGCATTGGCACCGGCGGTGGCGGTGATACCGGGAATGTCGCGCGCATTAATCTCACCCTGCAGAAGCGTGGCAACGCCTGTGGCGTCTTCCGTGCCGTCGAGCGTGACGGTGATGGTGGACCCGCCGACCGTCAGGCTGAACGTGTCGTTCGCGGCAAAGCCGGTGGTCGTGCCTTCGGTGATCTGAATCTGCGCACTCAGCCCCGCCTGCGCGCCGCTTGTGGCCGACGCCGACCCGTTGAGCGAGCCAAGCGCCGTCAGATCGCCACCGGTCACGGCCGTCGTTCCGTAGGTGCCCGCGATGC belongs to Hasllibacter sp. MH4015 and includes:
- the flhB gene encoding flagellar type III secretion system protein FlhB, with amino-acid sequence MSDEDQSPSDKPHDPTDRKLEEARKKGEIVRSADLNTAVVYAGFLLSGALLAPWVVQSLGALTQASLGQAEVLAPLLLGPGGSGPAVGLLSPSMLSAAVVGFVPAILLVAALIAQRGLLFTPSKLAPKLNRISPIGNAKQKFGAQGMFQFAKSAVKLALVSIFLALYLWARAEEILASIYASPGQVLELLGRLSLDFLLVVTGMTALIGGADWLWEWGQLRQRNRMTRQELMDEAKSSEGDPHMKQQRRQRGQAIAMNQMIADIPKADVIIVNPTHYAVALKWDRADGGVPTCVAKGVDEVARRIREAAAEAGVPVFSDPPTARALHASVELGHPILPDQYRAVAAAIRFADLMRSKARKVRKP
- a CDS encoding flagellar basal body-associated FliL family protein codes for the protein MMRMLLPVLLLLLGAGGGIGAGMMLAGGDVPSDDVEEVAGTSSDEGGEDDVAEDDGEPSPVEQTGEGTEYVRLNNQFVVPIVRNGSVRALVVMGLTVEVNTGQNSSVFNREPRLRDSFLRVLFAHANAGGFDGMFTEAAAMAPLREGLREAAIGVLGDAVVHDVLITDLTRQDA
- the flgH gene encoding flagellar basal body L-ring protein FlgH, encoding MKHLSLILFAAAILSVSACARLSQVGQTPDLTSPANGNEVFAMNVVPLPDSRDIPDRAEGASLWTAGRASLLGDRRASLRGDILTVVIEIDDSAEFQNSSERERSGSEEMGIPNLFGLPQRADGLLTRGGSLGEAVEFDSSSRSAGEGSVRRNEELTLRVAATITEVLQNGVLRIEGSQEVRVNNEVRELLVTGYVRPEDISRQNSVEYDRIAAARISYGGRGLITDVQRPRYGQEVADAILPF
- the flgA gene encoding flagellar basal body P-ring formation chaperone FlgA, coding for MLTFLATPVAAQETVIAAGTIRGATLIGPADVATVEGATPGALSDMGDAIGMEARINLYPGRPIRPGDLRPPAIVERNEIVSLRYNHGGLLILTEGRALDRAASGEMLRVINLNSRQTVTATATGPGLVTVGPTP
- the flgG gene encoding flagellar basal-body rod protein FlgG, which codes for MRALDIAATGMSAQQMRVDVISNNIANMSTTGYSPRRADFADLHYQQMTRAGAINAADGTIVPAGVQVGLGVRPSAVTVTWEQGTIAQTGGDLDVAIEGRGYLEVTLPSGESAYTRDGALQRTGDGLIVTADGFEVNPGITIPADARDISINAQGEVYAFFAGEVEPQLLGQFNLTGFSNDNGLEAIGSNLFLETAASGPPLAAQPGQDGLGTLRQGYVEQSSVDAVREITDLIEAQRGYELNAKVLTAADQMLGATTQVR
- a CDS encoding flagellar hook-basal body complex protein gives rise to the protein MDNPGYTSLTRLSGLVREMSVVANNIANISTTGFRTEGIIFAEHVAHTGRDDPSLSMGTATGRSISAQQGALQRTGGEFDFAIEGEGFFLIDTVAGEALTRAGAFIRNDVGELVTPDGSRLLDQGGAPVFVPPNGGDLALAPDGTLSVGGQPLTVVGLYLPSDPLELSRQFGTAFVAESGYVPADNARVMQGFLEQSNVNAVAQISRMIEVQRAYELGQSFMDAEDNRIRDFLRTAGQRS
- a CDS encoding flagellar biosynthetic protein FliQ, with the translated sequence MEEMVFYDTLRQGLWVSVVISTPILAAALVVGVLVGLVQALTSVQEMTLTFVPKLAAIVVVFWASMGFMTQALTSYFSDTLVPMIAGM
- the fliE gene encoding flagellar hook-basal body complex protein FliE, which codes for MDIRQTMAAQAYGQTRLTPQPTAPQDGGAFVQAVTSFADTVAQGEAQATAAMTTGADPHSLVTALAQTELAVETAVTIRDRVVEAYQEILRMPV
- the flgC gene encoding flagellar basal body rod protein FlgC, whose translation is MTEFSNALSVAASGMRAQAQRLTHVSENIANADTPGYQRKITSFEVERGMGTTEGTVRPGPVRLDQTVLPQIFDPAHPMADDTGHYEGSNVDLVVELADAREAQRSYEANLRVFDQIRQMSTSLNDLLRR
- a CDS encoding FlgB family protein — translated: MLDRLEIFQLAGAQARHAASRQAVVAQNIANADTPGYRARDVTDFAETWRRMNAENRMADGPLPMRVVDAGTPASPNGNTVSLELEMLRGIEAQRAHSRALRIYGSAMSILRTSLGR
- a CDS encoding FliI/YscN family ATPase, with amino-acid sequence MTNAATLTAFDHLRAQLRTIRTARAVGRVERLGRNVVTVSGLEGEVALGDRVRLGPALVGEVLSIGPDGARVMPEGYADGLRLGTDVTHIGPPVISPDDSWLGRVIDPDGQPLDGRALVPGARPYPLITAPPSPAARRGLGRRLRTGFAVFDTLLPIVRGQRIGLFAGSGVGKSRLIAALAEGMRADVVVIGLIGERGREVRDFVSDTLGADGLDRAIVVAATSDRPALTRARAAYTMMAIAEYFRDQGKQVLVLADSITRFAEAHRDVAASAGEPFGPDGFPASMAQAVMGLAERAGPGAAGQGDITAILSVLVAGSDMDGPVADVMRGVLDGHVVLSRDIAERGRYPAIDLLRSVSRSLPAAAGAEENALIGQARKLMGAYDRAEMMIQAGLYSPGTDPLIDGAVKVWDALDEFIGAPAGVDEAASFEALARVLGPASTPGHGTT
- a CDS encoding DUF1217 domain-containing protein — encoded protein: MTFQPVLPLGGFAGWSFLKSSLDQQQAQFADAPAQARDRAYFREKIGSITSPADLVADFRMMRVALGAYGLDGDIGNRAFIEKVLSDGVDNDDALSNRLADKRYRAFAEAFGFGGTLPPRTQSPGFADRILARFDRQSFEVAVGAQDEDMRLALTASREVPEIAALTSSNNTQWLSVLGNPPLRKVFETAFALPTSIGTLDLDQQLDEFRKASERVLGTSDFKDLRDPEKVDDLVRAFTLQAQIAAGPSPLTPGASAVILLQNLA
- the flbT gene encoding flagellar biosynthesis repressor FlbT; the protein is MSGLVLKLGPKERVLVNGAVIENGDRRTRLSIVTPGANILRLRDAIHPEEVNTPVRRVCYVAQLVLSGDADFDDAKAQLLRGVEQLSQVFTDPDSRALLARATETLVDGQVYQTLKALRGLLPREERLLAASQA
- the flaF gene encoding flagellar biosynthesis regulator FlaF, with product MSTSLAQTAYTSSATPVRTARGTEYAAFQSITARLNASRRKGAPMSDRASALHDNRKLWTILASDLADPDNRLPQSLRAQLFYLAEFSLLQSRKALDESAALDALIDINTAVMRGLSGQEVSE
- a CDS encoding flagellin, with amino-acid sequence MSSILTNNSAMVALQTLKSVNANLQETQSQISTGKSVASAKDNSAVWAISKVMESDVKGFKGIQESLSLGESTVAVARNASETVTDLLTEIKGKIVAAQEENVDRAKIQTDIDALTDQIKSVVGAAQFNGLNLVSGTEDVNVLSSLDRSGSGNVAASNITVQRQDLSSIAGTYGTTAVTGGDLTALGSLNGSASATSGAQAGLSAQIQITEGTTTGFAANDTFSLTVGGSTITVTLDGTEDATGVATLLQGEINARDIPGITATAGANAGELVISNTNAFAEVDIEVAATLGDTSGSAGANIEELNGSTGLTQTTGTIAQRAETIDFSAAANVSEGDGFEVTVAGTAFRYIAGQGETMEDVARGLKTAIDSNPPDGVTTQVQQNETTGAYSLAIDYDNASTTTIALSASTGGEASGGLFGLDNLDVTTNAGADSALDNVETLIQNSIDAAAAFGSAQGRIETQSDFVGKLIDSLKSGIGTLVDADMEEASARLQALQVQQQLATQSLSIANQAPQNILALFR